TGACGACCCTACAGCTTTGTGCTGGGTGTCGAGCTATCATTTCTCCATCAAAATTCACGGAGACTATGATGCGCAAACCACGAGACTTCGATGCAGATCTCAAGGCACTCGAGGACAAGGCGCGAGGCATGAAAGCCAGCAAAGTGCGACAGCTCGGCGAATTGGTCATCGCGACTGGTGCTGATACGCTCAGCGTCGATGAACTGGCAGGCGCACTGATTGTACTGGCCGAGACGAAAGATGCCGGAAAGAGAGAGGCATGGTCCAAGCGCGGGGCCGCATTCTTTCAAAGCCGGTCGCGGCGAACTGCGCCAGCAATTGTTCGCAACATCGATGGTGCTCCTGTGTGCCACTTCGTTGGCGATCGGGAGATTTAGGAGGCAAGCCTTTGTCTGGGTAGGCGCTAGGAGCGCTAGCTGTATCGGCCTTGGTCACGTTTCTCGTCTGATCAAGGGCTTGCCAGTTACAACAAGTCCACTTCGGACTTTCTCTTTTATGAGGCGTCGCCACTCGATGCGTCCTCTATCTGGTTCAACAATTTGGAGGCACGGACAAGGTCTTGCGTACCAAAACCTTCAGTAAATTCCCCAAAAATTGGAGTGAGCAATTGGACTGCGTCCTTCTCGCGGCCTGTCGTCGCCCAATGAGCCGCGAGGTCAGTGGCGGTCCGAAGTGCGAAAGTCAACGCGCCGATAGCGCGGGCCTCGGCAATCGCCTGCTTGAACAGCTTTTCAGCGCGGACAGTTTCGCCTGCGTGGAGAAAGATCGATGCATTGACACGAAGGAGTTCCGAGCGGCACCAGCGTTCGCCTTGGCGTTCCTGATAAGCGATCGCTCGCCTGACGGCGTCTCGCGCTTCGGCGACCCGTCCCTGCCGAAGATAGGCGCGAGCGAGGAAAGCCAGATAGCTGCCGATCCGCATCAAGAAGCGGCATTCAATCAGTTCATCGATCGCGTCGCGAATATCCTCCACCGCCCGCCGATCGCCGCGCAAGTTGCGCAGGCAGGCGGAGAAATAGCGCTCGACTGAAACCCAGCGAGAGATGCGCTCTCGTTCCAGGTTACGACGCAAACGTTCTGTGAAGAACGCGAGCGCATCAAGATCGCCAATTTCCAGGGAGATGGGAAGAGCGGCCAGCCCGAGTGCGTTCGACTGTGATACCCAATGGCCGCCGCGGTCTGCAGCATCCACGGCGTCGCGCGCCAGCTTGGCGGCGTAGTCGGCCTGCCCCTGCATCCACGCGACGAAGGGCAGGTTGAAGCGGACGGTGATGAAGCGGTAGACCTCATTTGCATCCTTGCGCGAACGTCCCTGGGCCAGCGAATGGGTGGACGCGAGACGATCGAGAACTGGGCGGCTTTTGCCTAATTCGCCTGCGAAGGCGTGGGCCCAGGCTAAGGCCCTGTCGGCTTCGGATGTGGCCGTTGAATCGGGGTCCCGGCCAGCCAGCGAGGTAGCCTGCTCAAGATAGGTTATGGCACGTGCGATTTCTCCGATCTGGAGCAGGTAAAACGCAAAACCTACCAGCGCGCGCTGCTGATAATCGACGTTGCCGGCGCGTGTCGCGAACGCGATGGCATCAAGCCAAGCGACCTCGTTCTCATTCGAACTCTTGCGGGCGTAGAACAGACTCCATCCGAGGGCACAGGCGAGCTTCGCTTTTGACAGATCGTCGCATGGGACGCACTTGGCCAAGGCGAGTGCGACCTCCAGCCGCGCCTGCGCCTCCGACAGGATGGAGGTTTCCGACCAGAGAGTGATAGCCGCAACCGCAAGCCTGATGCCGAGCGTGGGATCGCCTTGATCGCCGAACGACCATGATAGTGCGCTTCTCAGATCGGCAATGCGGCCGAGGTAGCGCTCGGTCCAATCGGCCGGCTCGCGCCAATTCCACTCCTCCTCGGACTGCTCGAACAGCGCTATCATGCGTTCCGCATGCCGGCGCATCGCCGAGCCGCACGCTGGATCGCCCCGACACCGCTCGGCAGCGTAGCGGCGTGTACTGTCGAGCAGCCGGTAGCGCAGGCTCGCGCCACGGGCCTGCGCGCTCAGCAGTGACTTGGCGACGAGGCTCCCGAGTGCGGTCACAACATCGATTGGCGTGAGCCCCGCCGCTTCTGCCACGAAGACCGCATCATCGTGCTCGAATCCGTCACTGAACACGGACAGTACGGCGAACAGCCTGGCTTCCTTCTGCGAGAGCAGCCGGTAGCTCCACTCAATCGTGGCCATCAAGGTTTCGTGACGGGGCAACGAGGTGGCGATCCCGGCCGCGGTAAAACCGAGCTTCTGATCGAGATTGACCAATAACTCCCGTGGAGTAAACCTGCCGATCTGGGCTGCAGCCAACTCGATGGCCAATGGAAGTCCGTCCAACGAATGGCAGACCGCGGCGATTGCGTTGCAATCGTCGTCGACGAACTCGTAGTCCGACCATTCGGTGGCGCGCCGGACGAACAGCTCCACCGCCGGAAACCTCACAGCGTGATCGACCGACAGCCCGAGATCGGAGCTCGGAAATGGGAGAGAGCCAATCCGAACGACATGCTCAAGGGTGGTGCCGAGCGGCTCGCGGCTCGTGGCAAGCAGCCTCGATGGCGATGTGTCCGTCATGAACTTGCTGGCAAAGATCGTGGTGGCGGGCAGCACATGCTCGCAATTGTCGAGGATGAGCAGCATTTGCCGCGGCCTCAGATAGTCGAGGACAGCAGCCAGACCAATGTCCGTATTGCCTCGGATACCGAGCGCCGTCACCAGCGCCGCGCCGAACAGAGTAGGATCGGAGATCGTCGCGAGATCGACGAAGCAGACGCCGTCGCGATATCTTGAACCGTACGCCTGAGCAACGGCTAAGGCGACGGTTGTCTTCCCTATTCCCCCGGCGCCGGCCAGTGTTATGTGTCTGTCCTTGGCGAGTAGATCGGCGATGGCGGCGATATCGGCTTCCCGGCCCACGATTCCGCGCGGCAATGGCGGCTGCGTAGGCGGGAGCGGATCGGCCAGCGTAGGCTCCTCCTCGATATCGCCGATCCCGACCCGGACATCGGCGATAAATTTGTACCCGCGCCGTGCAACGGTCGCGATGTAGATGGGCTCTATCTGGGTGTCTCCCAGCGAGCGCCGCAAGCTCCACATATTGACCTTGAGATTGCTGTCATGGACGAACGTGCCCGGCCAGGCGGCCGCCGTCAGGTCGTTCTTGCTGACGAGCTCGCCCCGGCGCTGCACCAGCAGCCGCAAGAGTTCGAAGGCCCGTCCGCCCAGTTTGACGGGGCGCTCGTCCAGTAAAAGGAGCTGACGGCCGGGGACAAGTCGAAAAGGACCGAAGCTGAACGTCAGCTCCTGTCGGGGGACGCCCAGTTTCTTTGTGGCGGTCCGCATTGAGCAAAGCCAATCGGTCGACGAGATCGACTGGTAATATCATGACCTGAAAAGTTGTTAAAGCGAACCATTTGCAATTGCACGAGTGCAGCGCAAAATTCCTCGTCCGAGGCCCAACTGGCTACTTTTTGGGCACACTGCGAACGGCCGTGCTTATCGGCCCGATGGCTCGTCATGGAGTTGCGGAAACTTGGCGGAGCACTCTTTCGAATTGCACTTCAGTGAGGAAGCGGAGCTGGGGGTTGAAGAGCGCTTCGGAGCGCAGCTCGCGCCAGATTCGGCGGGGATGACTTCCGCAAGCGCCGCGCCACCCTCGGCAAAGCGGCCTGGGCGGCTCGCGCGGGAATGACGGCTGCCACGACCGGGTTTGCCAGTGCGTACCGCAGACCCGACGCCTTGGCAGCAAATGAAAACGTAAGCAGTTTCATAGCTGGTCCTGATCCTTGGCGACATTGCCGTTTGATACGCTCTTTAGCGCGCGTGATCAGTTCCGATATTTCTCAGTCCTGCGCGACGATGATCGCATCTTCCTCATCTGCGGTGAGGGCAGCTTCCAGGCAGCGGCGCGCGAGTGCAACCTGTTGCTCGCCTTTAACCCCTTTTAACCGAGCCACGTCTGGACTTCGCTGTCGCGCCTTGTGAGAATTTCAGCATCGGCGTCGCAGTGGCCCGGGGCTGCACTCATTGACCGGACGGGATGATCGCTCTTGCGGTAGGAGGCCGGAAATCACCTCGCTTGCGCAGGCCGTGATGGCATTCGTGGCTCATGGAGATCAGAAGTACCGAAACAGCGAGAAACTCGCAGCGGCCGACGACTGGCCAGGGCTGAGCATAGAACATCGTAAGTTTGCAGCAGGATGCCAGGCGACGCCGATTCCCTTCTGCACCGAGCTGGTGATGCTGCTGTCAGGCGGCGGAATTGTCTGTCGCACCGGAAATGGAGAAATCCAGAAGAGCCTAGCGCGGCGCGGCATGAGCTACCTCGTCCCAATCGGGACGCAAGAAAGTCATGTCGAGCTTTCGGACTGGCCTGTCTCAGCCCCTATCATTTCTGCAGGCTGTTTCGCGAAGCGATCGGATTGTCACCGCACCGATACGTAACTGACCGGCGCGTTCGGGCTGCGCAGCACGAACTCGCGCGTAGCCGACCCTCCCTGGTGGAAATCGGCCCTGGAATTCGGTTCTGGCTCGCAAGCGAACTTCACGCGTGTCTTCCGCAAGGCTGCAAACCTCGCTCCGAGGCAGTACGCGAATTGTGCTTCGGCCAGATCGAGGCAATTGCCGATAGGCCTGATCCGAATGACCGCAGGGATTGCTCATGATCCCGCAGGATTCGCAAATACGGTTCTGGGACCAGGCGATAGTGTCACTGCGAGATCTTTCTTTATGGGCCTTACAGGAAGCCGATCATGACCCAACACGTCCTGTTTATCGTCAGCAACGCAGCAGTGATCGGCCCACAGAACCGCAAGACGGGCTTCTTTTTCGCCGAGGTTGCGCATCCGTTCGATGTTCTTGACAAGGCAGGCATCGCGGTTGAGTTCGCTTCCTTGAGAGGCGGATGGACGCCCTATGACGCCTACGACGAGAAAGATCCTGCGCAAAAAGCCTTCCTTGAAAGCAAGGCTTTTCGCCGTCTCAATCGCAGCCGCAAGCTGGCCGAGGTGGATGCTGCGGATTTTGATGCGATACTGGTGCCAGGCGGACTTGGGCCGATGGTCGATATCCAGCGAAACCCTACCGTTCATGATGCGGTTGTGCGTGCGTGGAGCACGGGAAAATTCGTGACGGCCGTTTGTCACGGTCCATGCGCGCTTCTCGGAGTAGACCTTGGCGACGGCAAGCCGTTCGTGCGGGGAAGAAAGCTAACATCGTTCTCGAAGAAGGAAGAGTACGACTACGCACGTGAAGATGTTCCTTACGAGCTTGAAGATGCTTTGAGGGCCGAGGGCGCTGAATATACGTCTGCGGAAAACTGGCAGCCCCACGTCGTCGTCGATGGGCGCCTCATCACCGGGCAAAATCCTGCATCGGCCGGGCTCCTGGCAAAGGAGCTGCTGGCGGCACTCAGAAGCAGCCGCGCATAGCTGGACCGCTGAGGTAGCAGTCTCAAAAAGAGGTCGGTTCAAACAATGCCGTCAAAGATCACTGCCATTCTGGTTGCCCACCCTGGCAAGGGCCTCGAGCTTAGAGAGCTACTTGTCGGGATGGCGCCACATTGCAGAGCAGAGCCAGGAAATCTGCGTTGGGACATTTGGCGCGACAGTGTGGATGATCATCGTTACGTTCTAGACGAACTCTATCGAGACGGTGCTGCGGTCGAAGCGCATCGGAACTCGCAGCATTATCAAGAGTACCTGGCCAGGGTGCCAAAACTGGCCGAACGTACGGCAGTCGTCGCGGAGGCCGTGGACGTCAGATAATCGCTGTAATCCGCATGTCGGCAATGTCGCGGAGCTTCAGTTGCCACAACGCGAAGACAGCCGAGCCGGACAGATCACGCACGCAATCGCGCTTCCTTCACGGAGTTGAAGGTCGACCGATAAGCAGATTAACGAGGTGATGTCGCTCACACTCGGCTATCGCGAAAGAACCCGGGTGTACGACCGAAGGAGTTGCGATGCGTCTGTCTTGCACGATTGTCATCGGCCTGATCATGGCGAGTGCACATCCATCGTTCGGGGAGTCCACAGCGTCCGAATGTGGGCCGGTTGCGTCTGCTCATCGCTGCACGTTGCCAATGCCGAGCTGCGCAGCCGGCGCTTCAACGGTTCACTACCACACGGCCGCTATCAACGGCGTGAACGTGTTCTACCGGGAGGCTGGGCCGGCAGATGGGCCGGTCGCTCTCCTTTTGCATGGCTTTCCGACGTCGTCACATATGTTCCGCGATTTGATCCCGAAGCTGGCTCACAGATACCATGTCATTGCGCCGGACTATCCTGGCTTCGGGCAGAGCGACGCTCCAGACCGCAGCCGGTTCTCGTATTCGTTTTCGAACTATGCCGAGATGATCGATGCTTTGCTGGATCAACTCGGTGCAAAGCGCTACGCCATGTACGTCATGGATTACGGGGCGCCGGTCGGCTATCGGCTCGCTCTCAAACATCCTGAGCGTGTGACTGCCCTCATCGTTCAAAACGGCAACGCCTACGAAGAGGGTTTGCGAGACGCTTGGGATCCGATCAAGGCGTATTGGAAAGAAGGCACGGAGGAGCGGAGGAATGCGCTTTCGTTCCTCGTCTCGGCCCCGTCGACAAAATTCCTGTACACCGACGGCGTACGCGATCCGACCCGCATCAGTCCCGATAATTGGGTCAATGACCAGGCACTCCTGGATCGTCCGGGCAACAAGGATATTCAGCTCGACCTGCTGTACGATCACGCGGCCAACGTCCCGCTCTATCCGGCCTTCCAGGCGTTTTTCCGCGAACGTAAACCTCCGACCCTGATCCTCTGGGGCAAGAATGACAAAGTCTTCGCTGAAGCAGGCGCGCACGCCTATCTGCGCGATTTGCCAGCAGCCGAGCTGCACATGCTCGACACCGGCCACTTCGCACTCGAGGACCAAATCGACGTGATGGCGCCGTTGATCAACGACTTTCTCGACCGAGTCTACAATTGATACCGATGCAAGGCGATCGCACGACGCCGACGTTAGCTGATTGTTTATGCCGCCCCAGAAGACGAAAGGAAAACATATGAAGTACCTGGCACCTTTGCTGGCCCTCTCCGCGCTTGCCATGACGTCGACCTCCTCGGGAGCTCAGCAGCAGAAAGCGACATCCGTCGTCCTCGTCCATGGAGCGTTCGTCGATGGCTCAGGCTGGCAGGCGGTCTACGATCTTCTCAAGAAGGACGGCTATGAAGTATTGGTGGTCCAGAATCCCACCATCACACTCGAAGGCGACGTCGCCGCCACAGAAGCGGTGATCGCAGCAGCCAAGTATCCCGTCGTGCTCGTGGGGCACTCCTATGGCGGCATGGTGATCACGCAGGCGGGCGAAAATCCGAAGGTCAAAAGCTTGGCTTACATCGCAGCTTTTGCGCCGGACACGGGCGAATCGGCCGCATCGCTAAATTCGTGGCCAGCAGAGCCTGGCGAAACGAAGGCGCCGCTGCTGCCCCCGCAGAACGGCTATCTACTGGTCGATCCCGCGAAGTTCCCGACCTCCTTTGCAGCGGATTCCCCCGTGGCGCTCACCGAGTTCATGGCGGTAGCGCAAGTGCCGTGGGGATTACAAGCCGTTGAAGCGAAGGTCACGAAGGTGGGCTGGAAGGCAAAGCCGAGCGTCTTCCTGATCCCGTCTCAGGATCGCATGATAACCCCGAGTTCGCAAAGAAAGATGGCCAAGCGAAGCGGTGCGCGAGTGGAAGAGATAAGCAGCAGCCATGCGGTGATGCTGTCTCATCCGCGGGAGGTCGCCGCGTTCATCGAGTCTGCCGACCGATGATCGAAGCGGAACAGATCATCTTTCGTTGTGACCCGCAGTGACTTCCGCTGCGGGTCGTCGATTGCAGGAGCACGCAGCTAGGCCGTCAAGTGAGCGGACGATCTCCGAAATCTTGCCAAGGGCGTCGGAAAACACTTGCCGGGTCCTGGCAGCTGAGCGCAGTTTCGTGCTGGTCTTTCCTACGATGTCATCTCGCGGGCTTGCCGCAGGAGGTGCGACGCTCTCACGAGATCCCGCGTAGCGAAACCCTCCCGGAACTGCCGATAGACGGGTGACAGAATGGAATTGGCCTTCTCTGGATAGCCAGCCTCGAGATGATGCGCCGCAAGTTCGCTGGCCGCGCGCAGTTCGAACGACAGCGCCTCGATGCTGCGGGCCTCGTCGATCGCGTCTAGGAGGAGACGGTGGGCGCGATCAGGCTGCCCAGAGGCGCGATGGATAAGGGCCTGGATTCGCATCAGCTCGGAGCGGCACCAGCGCTCATCCTGTTGGGCCTCATAGCGTGCCGCCACTGCGATCGCATCGCTCGCGTGGGCCAACTCTCCGCGAAGGAGATGTCGCTCGGCCGCGACACCCATCATCGCGGGAATTCGCATGACGAATCGTGTTTGAATGAGATCATCGATCGCCTGCCTGATCCCGAGTGTGGCGCCGGGATCGCCGCGGGAGTCTGCGAGGACGGCCGTGTAGAACCGCTGGATCGGCAGCCAGATTCCGATGGTTTCCTGCTCGAGAATGCCGCCGAGCTTTCGCGTGTAGCGTTCGAGGTCCGCAAGATTTCCGTTCAGAAGGGAGACCGGACAGCAGGCGAGCGCGAGCACGTTCGACTGCGACGCCAGGTGCCCCTCGGACAGCTCCGCCGCCTCGCGAGCAAGAGCTGCGGCGAGATCGGGCCGCCCGCTCACCCAGGCAAACCTCACCGTGTAATTGCGAATGCCGATCGAGCGGTCGACCTGGAAGCCAGCCATGCGCGAGCCCTTGCCGATCCCCGGGAATTGCGCTGCCAGCCGTTCGAGCGTCGCGAGACTGTCGGTCAGCGCTCCCGTGTGCGCCCGCGCCCAGGCCAAGGTCCGCTCGCCCTCGGGCGACAACGACCAGTCCTGGTGCTCATCGCAAAGCGCACGAAATTGCTCAAGTCGTTCGATCGCCGCGTGGATGCGTCCGACGTCCATCAAATAGACCGAGAGGCCAAGCAGGGCAAGCAGCTCCGAGCGGAGGTCGGAGGCCTTGCGCGAATACGCAACGGCCTTGATCCAATATTCTTCGGTCTCCGGCGGAAACTGGCGCGCATACATCATGCTCCAGGCATACGGGATCGTGAGTTTCGCTTTGGTGAGATCGTCGATCTGCAGCGCCTCGGCATGGTCGAGCGCCACTTTCACCCGCGCCTGCGTATCCGAGATGAGCGAGGTCTCGAACCACAATGGGATCGTCAACATAGTGAGGCGGACGCCGAGCGCGGTATCGCCACCGTCCGCGAAGGCCCAGGCCAAGGCCGCCTGCACGTCGGCGAGCCGGCCGCGATAGGTCTTCGTCCAATCATCGCTGTCACGCCAGCCCCATTCGGTCTCCGACTGCTCGAACAGAGCCGCGATGCGCTCGGCGTGCCAGCGGCGCGCCTGCGGCTGCAAGCCGGCGTCCTGCAGGCGCTTTGCGGCATATCGCCGCGTGCTGTCGAGCAGGCGGTAGCGAAGATTGGCGCCCTCGACTTGGGCTGTCAGCAACGACTTGATAACGAGACCGCCAAGGCCGATGGTCACATCGATGGGGGACAGGCCTCGTGGCGCCGCAATGGCGATCACGTCTTCCAGGTCGAACGCGTCGGCGAACACGGAGATCAGGCGGAACACCTCCACCTCGTGTGGCGACAGCAGGCCGTAGCTCCAGTCGATGGCCGCGAGCAGCGTGTCGTGGCGGCCCGGCGTCTTGGTGGTATCGTCGGCATGAAAGCCGAGATAATCGCTCAGCCGCGCGGCCAGCTCCTGCACGGGATGATAATCGAGCTCGCCCGCCAGCAGCTCGATGGCGAGCGGAAGCCCGTCCACCGAGCGGCAGATCTGACTGACCGCATCGCGATCGGCTTCGATGATCTGATAGCCGGTCCATTCCGAGGCCCTGCGCGCAAACAGCTCGACGGCGGGAAATTTTAGGAGCTCGTCGAGCGTGGACAGGTCGTGCGCTGGAAAGGCGAGCGGATCCAGCCACATCACGTGCTCGCCGGGGACGCGCAGCGGCTCGCGGCTCGTCGCCAGGAGTCTGGACCGCCCCGGCTGACGCGCAAAGCTGCGCGCGAAGATGGCCACGGCGGGCAGCACGTGCTCGCAATTGTCGAGCAGCACCAGCATCGCCCTGTCCTTGAGATGGGCGACGGCGGCGTTGAGGGGGTCGCCCATGTCGCCGCGAAGTCCGAGCGCTGCGACGAAGGCCGAGGGCAGCAGCGCGGGATCATCGATCCTGGCGAGATCGACGAAACAGACGCCGTCGGGATAGTGGCCTTCCAGGCTGTGCGCCGCGGAGATGGCGATGGTGGTCTTGCCGACACCGGCGGGTCCGATCACCGTGACCTGGGGATGCGTCTGCAGCAGCTCGATCAGGCGGGCGATCTCGCGCTCGCGGGCGATGACGTCCTCCAGCACCGGCAGACGGCTCGGGCGTGCCGCGACGGGGGCGGCAGCGACTTCGGCGGTAGCAGCGTCAGTTCTCTGCACCTGCGCCACAAAACGATAGCCACGCCGGGCGACGGTTGCGATATAGGTCGATTGCTCCTGCGTGTCGCCGAGCGAGCGACGCAGGCTATGCATGTTGACCTTGAGATTGCTCTCGTGGACGAACGTGCCAGGCCATGCATAGGCCATGAGCTCGTCCTTCGAGATCAGTTCGTTGCTGCGCTCGACGAGGAGGTGCAGCAGTTCGAATGCTCTCCCGCCGAGTTTGACGGTGGCGCCGTCACGCGTGAGCAGTTGCCGCTCCGGAAGCAGCCGGAACGGTCCGAACGAATACACGACCTTCTGACGCATGAGCTCCTTTGAGGTCGAACCTTGGATCGAGGCTCGCGGCCTCCGTTCGACCATCTATCAATTGAGCCGGTTATGCGCCAGTCGCGGCCGCCCTGGAGGCCGTCGGCTGGTTCGACGTGACGTCCGTCTCGTACAATGGAACCTCAGGCGATACAGGCGGCTGCCTTGCTTTGCCAAAGCTCGCCTTTCGCCGGGAATTCGATCATTGCCGCGGCGCGGCTAAAACCGTCATCCGCATG
This region of Bradyrhizobium sp. SZCCHNS1050 genomic DNA includes:
- a CDS encoding ATP-binding protein; amino-acid sequence: MRQKVVYSFGPFRLLPERQLLTRDGATVKLGGRAFELLHLLVERSNELISKDELMAYAWPGTFVHESNLKVNMHSLRRSLGDTQEQSTYIATVARRGYRFVAQVQRTDAATAEVAAAPVAARPSRLPVLEDVIAREREIARLIELLQTHPQVTVIGPAGVGKTTIAISAAHSLEGHYPDGVCFVDLARIDDPALLPSAFVAALGLRGDMGDPLNAAVAHLKDRAMLVLLDNCEHVLPAVAIFARSFARQPGRSRLLATSREPLRVPGEHVMWLDPLAFPAHDLSTLDELLKFPAVELFARRASEWTGYQIIEADRDAVSQICRSVDGLPLAIELLAGELDYHPVQELAARLSDYLGFHADDTTKTPGRHDTLLAAIDWSYGLLSPHEVEVFRLISVFADAFDLEDVIAIAAPRGLSPIDVTIGLGGLVIKSLLTAQVEGANLRYRLLDSTRRYAAKRLQDAGLQPQARRWHAERIAALFEQSETEWGWRDSDDWTKTYRGRLADVQAALAWAFADGGDTALGVRLTMLTIPLWFETSLISDTQARVKVALDHAEALQIDDLTKAKLTIPYAWSMMYARQFPPETEEYWIKAVAYSRKASDLRSELLALLGLSVYLMDVGRIHAAIERLEQFRALCDEHQDWSLSPEGERTLAWARAHTGALTDSLATLERLAAQFPGIGKGSRMAGFQVDRSIGIRNYTVRFAWVSGRPDLAAALAREAAELSEGHLASQSNVLALACCPVSLLNGNLADLERYTRKLGGILEQETIGIWLPIQRFYTAVLADSRGDPGATLGIRQAIDDLIQTRFVMRIPAMMGVAAERHLLRGELAHASDAIAVAARYEAQQDERWCRSELMRIQALIHRASGQPDRAHRLLLDAIDEARSIEALSFELRAASELAAHHLEAGYPEKANSILSPVYRQFREGFATRDLVRASHLLRQAREMTS
- a CDS encoding ATP-binding protein — encoded protein: MRTATKKLGVPRQELTFSFGPFRLVPGRQLLLLDERPVKLGGRAFELLRLLVQRRGELVSKNDLTAAAWPGTFVHDSNLKVNMWSLRRSLGDTQIEPIYIATVARRGYKFIADVRVGIGDIEEEPTLADPLPPTQPPLPRGIVGREADIAAIADLLAKDRHITLAGAGGIGKTTVALAVAQAYGSRYRDGVCFVDLATISDPTLFGAALVTALGIRGNTDIGLAAVLDYLRPRQMLLILDNCEHVLPATTIFASKFMTDTSPSRLLATSREPLGTTLEHVVRIGSLPFPSSDLGLSVDHAVRFPAVELFVRRATEWSDYEFVDDDCNAIAAVCHSLDGLPLAIELAAAQIGRFTPRELLVNLDQKLGFTAAGIATSLPRHETLMATIEWSYRLLSQKEARLFAVLSVFSDGFEHDDAVFVAEAAGLTPIDVVTALGSLVAKSLLSAQARGASLRYRLLDSTRRYAAERCRGDPACGSAMRRHAERMIALFEQSEEEWNWREPADWTERYLGRIADLRSALSWSFGDQGDPTLGIRLAVAAITLWSETSILSEAQARLEVALALAKCVPCDDLSKAKLACALGWSLFYARKSSNENEVAWLDAIAFATRAGNVDYQQRALVGFAFYLLQIGEIARAITYLEQATSLAGRDPDSTATSEADRALAWAHAFAGELGKSRPVLDRLASTHSLAQGRSRKDANEVYRFITVRFNLPFVAWMQGQADYAAKLARDAVDAADRGGHWVSQSNALGLAALPISLEIGDLDALAFFTERLRRNLERERISRWVSVERYFSACLRNLRGDRRAVEDIRDAIDELIECRFLMRIGSYLAFLARAYLRQGRVAEARDAVRRAIAYQERQGERWCRSELLRVNASIFLHAGETVRAEKLFKQAIAEARAIGALTFALRTATDLAAHWATTGREKDAVQLLTPIFGEFTEGFGTQDLVRASKLLNQIEDASSGDAS
- a CDS encoding alpha/beta hydrolase encodes the protein MKYLAPLLALSALAMTSTSSGAQQQKATSVVLVHGAFVDGSGWQAVYDLLKKDGYEVLVVQNPTITLEGDVAATEAVIAAAKYPVVLVGHSYGGMVITQAGENPKVKSLAYIAAFAPDTGESAASLNSWPAEPGETKAPLLPPQNGYLLVDPAKFPTSFAADSPVALTEFMAVAQVPWGLQAVEAKVTKVGWKAKPSVFLIPSQDRMITPSSQRKMAKRSGARVEEISSSHAVMLSHPREVAAFIESADR
- a CDS encoding conjugal transfer protein TraD, which produces MRKPRDFDADLKALEDKARGMKASKVRQLGELVIATGADTLSVDELAGALIVLAETKDAGKREAWSKRGAAFFQSRSRRTAPAIVRNIDGAPVCHFVGDREI
- a CDS encoding alpha/beta fold hydrolase; translation: MRLSCTIVIGLIMASAHPSFGESTASECGPVASAHRCTLPMPSCAAGASTVHYHTAAINGVNVFYREAGPADGPVALLLHGFPTSSHMFRDLIPKLAHRYHVIAPDYPGFGQSDAPDRSRFSYSFSNYAEMIDALLDQLGAKRYAMYVMDYGAPVGYRLALKHPERVTALIVQNGNAYEEGLRDAWDPIKAYWKEGTEERRNALSFLVSAPSTKFLYTDGVRDPTRISPDNWVNDQALLDRPGNKDIQLDLLYDHAANVPLYPAFQAFFRERKPPTLILWGKNDKVFAEAGAHAYLRDLPAAELHMLDTGHFALEDQIDVMAPLINDFLDRVYN
- a CDS encoding type 1 glutamine amidotransferase domain-containing protein → MTQHVLFIVSNAAVIGPQNRKTGFFFAEVAHPFDVLDKAGIAVEFASLRGGWTPYDAYDEKDPAQKAFLESKAFRRLNRSRKLAEVDAADFDAILVPGGLGPMVDIQRNPTVHDAVVRAWSTGKFVTAVCHGPCALLGVDLGDGKPFVRGRKLTSFSKKEEYDYAREDVPYELEDALRAEGAEYTSAENWQPHVVVDGRLITGQNPASAGLLAKELLAALRSSRA
- a CDS encoding putative quinol monooxygenase, which gives rise to MPSKITAILVAHPGKGLELRELLVGMAPHCRAEPGNLRWDIWRDSVDDHRYVLDELYRDGAAVEAHRNSQHYQEYLARVPKLAERTAVVAEAVDVR